Proteins encoded together in one Flavobacteriales bacterium window:
- a CDS encoding VCBS repeat-containing protein: MKHLIPLSIALLGAVPALAQDNCASALPIIAGSYVVSTINGAQVPSPICAPNGAGASAGEWYSYTPASNYTVTINTAIGALTDSRMHVYLGGCGALACVAGDDDSGVNNTAFLTFNVAAGSTYIIAFDNRWSSNGFTFQLSEAPIVIPVFSFSPLTLPAGAGSTVAAVDMNGDHLDDVVRVTELQITINHQQTGGGLVQTVFPTDTADTTPYWSLAAGDLDGNGYNDLLYAGGSATFMLANADATAYIENSQTEWIFCQRSNYVDINNDGHLDAFVCHDVEPNVYYLNDGQGNLTYYQGGLGDTPDGGNYGSIWVDYDNDHDVDLFIAKCRGGVGPANIDQLHRNNGDGTWTEVAALMNLADNQQSWSSAWGDYDNDGDMDVLQGASSFTNGGHKLMRNDGSTFTNVTVGSGFDTHGGQSIEWITHDFDNDGWLDVMGGGKLLRNNGNMTFSLHTVTPTNGPVGDLDNDGYLDIVNGGTVHMNALTGNNWLKVTLEGTVSNTNGIGARVEVVTQSGTRIRDIRSGDGFRYMSTLNAHFGLGQDSFVDQVIVSWPSGIVDVIDMPAINGTVHVIEGLSTGVTAVTPEATLSTYPNPVETVLYLSSSLPLRNANATVLNTAGQPVLRSVLREATLDIADLAPGVYVLQVEQEGTLLQERFVKR; the protein is encoded by the coding sequence ATGAAGCACCTCATCCCCCTTTCGATCGCCCTCCTTGGCGCAGTGCCCGCCCTGGCCCAGGACAACTGCGCATCGGCCCTGCCCATCATCGCCGGCTCCTATGTGGTGTCCACGATCAACGGCGCTCAGGTGCCTTCGCCGATCTGCGCGCCGAACGGTGCCGGGGCCTCGGCCGGTGAGTGGTACAGCTACACGCCCGCATCCAATTACACGGTGACCATCAACACGGCCATCGGAGCGTTGACCGACAGCCGCATGCACGTCTACCTGGGCGGCTGCGGCGCCCTGGCCTGCGTGGCCGGTGATGATGATTCGGGCGTGAACAACACCGCGTTCCTCACCTTCAACGTGGCCGCCGGATCCACCTACATCATCGCCTTCGACAACCGCTGGAGCTCCAACGGCTTCACCTTCCAGCTCAGCGAAGCCCCGATCGTGATCCCGGTGTTCAGCTTCTCTCCGCTGACCCTGCCGGCCGGCGCCGGAAGCACCGTGGCCGCCGTGGACATGAACGGCGACCACCTGGACGACGTGGTGCGGGTCACCGAGCTGCAGATCACGATCAACCATCAGCAGACCGGCGGTGGCCTCGTGCAGACCGTGTTCCCCACCGATACGGCCGATACCACACCGTACTGGAGCCTGGCTGCCGGCGACCTGGACGGCAACGGATACAACGACCTCCTCTATGCCGGCGGTTCGGCCACCTTCATGCTCGCGAACGCCGACGCCACGGCCTACATCGAGAACTCCCAGACCGAGTGGATCTTCTGCCAGCGGTCCAACTACGTGGACATCAACAATGACGGGCACCTGGACGCCTTCGTCTGCCACGACGTGGAGCCCAATGTGTACTACCTGAACGATGGCCAGGGCAACCTTACCTACTACCAGGGCGGCCTGGGCGACACCCCGGACGGAGGCAACTACGGCAGCATCTGGGTCGACTATGACAACGACCACGATGTGGACCTCTTCATCGCCAAGTGCCGCGGCGGGGTGGGCCCGGCCAACATCGACCAACTGCACCGCAACAACGGCGACGGCACCTGGACCGAGGTGGCCGCGCTGATGAACCTGGCCGACAACCAGCAGAGCTGGAGCTCGGCCTGGGGCGACTACGACAACGACGGCGACATGGACGTGCTGCAGGGCGCCAGCTCCTTCACCAACGGAGGCCACAAGCTGATGCGCAATGACGGCAGCACCTTCACCAACGTGACCGTCGGGTCCGGATTCGACACCCACGGCGGCCAGAGCATCGAGTGGATCACGCACGACTTCGACAACGACGGCTGGCTGGATGTGATGGGCGGGGGGAAACTGTTGCGCAACAACGGCAACATGACCTTCAGCCTGCACACGGTGACCCCCACCAACGGTCCGGTGGGCGACCTGGACAACGATGGCTACCTCGACATCGTGAACGGCGGCACCGTGCACATGAACGCGCTCACGGGCAACAACTGGCTGAAGGTGACGCTTGAAGGCACGGTGAGCAACACCAACGGGATCGGCGCCCGTGTGGAGGTCGTCACCCAGTCCGGCACCCGGATCCGCGACATCCGCAGCGGCGACGGCTTCCGGTACATGAGCACGCTGAACGCCCATTTCGGGCTCGGCCAGGACAGCTTCGTGGACCAAGTGATCGTCTCCTGGCCCAGCGGTATCGTGGATGTGATCGATATGCCGGCCATCAACGGCACGGTACATGTCATCGAAGGCCTCTCCACCGGCGTGACCGCCGTGACCCCTGAGGCCACGTTGAGCACCTACCCCAATCCGGTCGAGACCGTCCTGTACCTGAGCTCCTCCCTGCCGTTGCGCAACGCGAACGCCACCGTGCTGAACACCGCGGGCCAGCCCGTACTCCGCTCCGTCCTGCGCGAGGCCACCCTGGACATCGCGGATCTCGCCCCCGGCGTGTACGTGCTGCAGGTGGAGCAGGAAGGCACCTTGCTGCAGGAGCGCTTCGTGAAGCGCTGA